The genomic DNA GTTGATCCTCTGCTCGGCGCGCTTGGCGCACGTACGCCTCGAAGTGGCCAGTGGTCAGCGCGAAGCCATGACCTTGTTGCGAATGTTGGTGTCGTTTAGTAGCACGCACACGTGGACTCTGCTCCAGTCGCCGGGTTTGACCGCTCTGCGCCCGGGTATGCAGAAGCTCACGCACAATTGGTTGAGTCATTTGGTCCATCAGGGACTGtaccatcatcttcatcagtTGCTCCTGCGCGGCTTGGCCGGAGCGCGGGTATGGTTGAGTGCCACGTCCGTGGCCGCCGCACTCAATGTGGCCCTCAAACCGCTGATCGAATTCCAGTTTTCTCACACTTACCTGTCGCCGTTTCTATTGAAACTATTGAGTGTGCCGGGTTTGCTGATCCATTTGGAGGGCTTGTCGCCCGAGTCTTTGGCCGTGATGGAGAAGCACAACCTCCTCGGGCATTGTGTCGAGATCTTGAAAGACGAGCAGCAACTCAAGATCCACTTCAACATCTTGGAAGGGAGCTATGCTCTGTGCATGACGGCCAACCTGATCCACTTGCTTATGCAACGCAGCGCGCCCAGTCTCGGTCAACCGGACCTGCCCTTGGACATGGAGGGAACGGTTCGGATGCTCAGTGGTTTGTTTGAGTGTTGCGGCCAATACGTGACCGCCAAGCAATCGAATTTGAGTCATTGGCACCCGGTTTTGGGCTGGTTTTCCGTCAGTTTGGATAGCTATCTTCAACATTCCATGGACAAAGTTCATGCGCAGCTGGCCAAACTTTGGTCTTGGAAGTGCATCAACAGTCTGAGTGTCACGCTCCAAGAGGTGCTGATTGAGGAGTCGGCCATCGACATGCCCAACTTGGAACACTTTCGTCTGTCAGCCACCGGTGAGGCCAAAACCGGTGGCGGCAAGCAACTCCTTCTCCGCGCTTTGGAGAAAACCAAAACGGTCGCCGCCAATCATATCCCGACCCATCCCAGTTTGACCAATGTGATAAAACTGGATGGGCCTAAAATGAAAAGCGTCGGGTCCCTGTGTGCTCTCTATCGTTGTGCCATGCGAACTCTCTCTCAAATCAAGCTGGAGATCTTGTCTAGTTTCTGCTATCAGAATCGGATGGTCCATTGGCTGTGGCAACTGATTCAACGGTTGGGTCCGCACTGTGGTTTGAGACAGTTCATGGATCAATTGTCGGCCAACCCCAAGGATCCCAGCCCTCAACTTCAAATTATCATGCTGTTTGCCGATTGAATGAGCTATGTCATCACCCTACTGGACGACCTCGAGATGTACGAGAAACAAGAACCACTCCGCCTGGTTGAGGTGGCGTATCTGTCTTATTCCATGAACCAATTCCTCTTTCGGGGCATTACAAGTGGGCTCTTGGTTGATCCCAAGAGTAGTCTTTTTCAGTCAGTGCATGCCCTGCTCATGGTGCTCTACGCCCGAGATAATCGGCGTTACTTTTGTCCCAACGATCATTGGCTtatcaaagaaatcaaagtcTCTACGTTCTTGTCAGATTTGGATAAAGGCAAGAAGCCTGCCTTGTTAATCATGAAGAAAATGCCTCACGTCATTCCCCGTCAGGACCGAGTGCAATTGTTCCGCAAACAAATCGCCCGTGAAAAGCAAAGTCTGGGAATCCTCACGTCGCAAGAGGCTTCGCGAGATCATTCGTGTCCCAGTACATTGATCACCGTTCATCGAGGGCGTCTCGTGGAGGACGGCTACCGTCAACTCGCCATACTGTCTCGAAACGCCCTCAAGGGCATTATCCgcgtcaaatttgtcaatgagCAAGGCTTAGATGAGGCAGGCATTGATCAAGACGGTGTCTTTAAGGAGTTTCTCGAGGAGACCATCAAAAAAGTGTTCGATCCCACCCTGAATTTGTTTTGCGCCACCACGGAGGAGCGCCTCTACCCCTCGCCCACATCGAGCCTGACCGACAATCACCTCGAATTGTTCGACTTTGTGGGTAAAATGATTGGAAAGGCCGTGTACGAAGGCATAGTGGTGGATGTGCCCTTCGCGCCCTTCTTCTTAAGTCAGGTCCTGGGCAAGGATCACTCGAGTTTGTACAGCTACATCGACGAACTGCCATCCTTGGATCAGGAGCTCTACAAAAACTTGACTTTCATCAAGCATTTGAAGGATGATGTATCGGATCTGGACCTGACTTTTGCTTACGACCAAGACATGATGGGCCAAGTCATAACCCACGAACTGGTGCCCGGTGGTCGGGCCATTACCGTGACCAACGCCAACAAGATCAGCTACATTCACCACGTGGCACACTTTCGGATGCACCAGCAGATCCTGGACCAAGTGGCGGCTTTCACTCGGGGATTTTTCTTCGTCATCCAACCGGATTGGTTGCATTTGTTTTCCACGCCCGAAGTCCAGCACCTGATCTCCGGTGATAGATCGCCCTTGGATGTGAAAGATCTCCGGCGGCACACTTTCGGATGCACCAGCAGATCCTGGACCAAGTGGCGGCTTTCACTCGGGGTTTTTTCTTCGTCATCCAACCGGATTGGTTGCATTTGTTTTCCACGCCCGAAGTCCAGCACCTGATCTCCGGTGATAGCTCGCCCTTGGATGTGAAAGATCTCCGGCGACACACCCATTACTATGGCGGCTTTCACGATTCGCATCGCGTGATCGCCTGGTTTTGGGACATACTGGACAAGGACTTTACGGACAAGGAGAGAGGCGCCTTCCTCAAGTTCGTGACCTCGTGCTCGAAGCCGCCTCTCCTGGGGTTCGAGCATCTGGAGCCGCCCTTCTCGATCCGATGCGTGGAAGTGGCCGAGGACGAAGACGATGGCGACACGTTGGGGTCGGTAATACGGGGTTTTTTGGCCTTGCGTCGCCGCGATCCCGTCAACCGATTACCCACAGCCTCGACGTGTTTCAACTTGCTAAAATTACCCAACTATCAGAAAAAATCCACGCTCAAGGAGAAACTCAGATACGCCATTTCTTGCAACACCGGATTTGAATTGTCATGAAGAGTATTCTACTATAATTGATAATAGCATCGAGAGAAGTACTACGTTTGGTTGAATTGTATCACTACTCGAGTCATCATTACTTTGAATGTGCCAAGAACCTTCCCTCGGCCGGGACGTAGCGTTAGCTACCCGCAGATCACTTACTTGTTCATAGTACGAGGCTAGAAATACATGATCAATTATCTGCTCGTAACACAAATGTAAAGTTCTTACGGAGGACCCGAGGAGGAGCATCATATTATGAGTCTTTGTCCGTACTAGCGAACCGTCTGTAAACTAATTTGAGTTTGTTAACTTCAATTTCCTTTCAAGTTAATATAATTTGTGGCATTTGTACCCAAAGAAGTGATGGCCATTAATTACATTTCAGCCGATGTGA from Tigriopus californicus strain San Diego chromosome 1, Tcal_SD_v2.1, whole genome shotgun sequence includes the following:
- the LOC131893058 gene encoding LOW QUALITY PROTEIN: ubiquitin-protein ligase E3B-like (The sequence of the model RefSeq protein was modified relative to this genomic sequence to represent the inferred CDS: substituted 1 base at 1 genomic stop codon), producing MAAAGAADSKDSFLTSVRDARHQRQEERARERAAVLIQAALRGHRERLALRARLTAEFDECFPPMESGREAGLALHPSAVACFRAARRYRQFHPEPSPHHPPERHERLCRYILASLSVSSPSGTYIGVALNKECALPWIDHMKGVLILCSARLAHVRLEVASGQREAMTLLRMLVSFSSTHTWTLLQSPGLTALRPGMQKLTHNWLSHLVHQGLYHHLHQLLLRGLAGARVWLSATSVAAALNVALKPLIEFQFSHTYLSPFLLKLLSVPGLLIHLEGLSPESLAVMEKHNLLGHCVEILKDEQQLKIHFNILEGSYALCMTANLIHLLMQRSAPSLGQPDLPLDMEGTVRMLSGLFECCGQYVTAKQSNLSHWHPVLGWFSVSLDSYLQHSMDKVHAQLAKLWSWKCINSLSVTLQEVLIEESAIDMPNLEHFRLSATGEAKTGGGKQLLLRALEKTKTVAANHIPTHPSLTNVIKLDGPKMKSVGSLCALYRCAMRTLSQIKLEILSSFCYQNRMVHWLWQLIQRLGPHCGLRQFMDQLSANPKDPSPQLQIIMLFADXMSYVITLLDDLEMYEKQEPLRLVEVAYLSYSMNQFLFRGITSGLLVDPKSSLFQSVHALLMVLYARDNRRYFCPNDHWLIKEIKVSTFLSDLDKGKKPALLIMKKMPHVIPRQDRVQLFRKQIAREKQSLGILTSQEASRDHSCPSTLITVHRGRLVEDGYRQLAILSRNALKGIIRVKFVNEQGLDEAGIDQDGVFKEFLEETIKKVFDPTLNLFCATTEERLYPSPTSSLTDNHLELFDFVGKMIGKAVYEGIVVDVPFAPFFLSQVLGKDHSSLYSYIDELPSLDQELYKNLTFIKHLKDDVSDLDLTFAYDQDMMGQVITHELVPGGRAITVTNANKISYIHHVAHFRMHQQILDQVAAFTRGFFFVIQPADWLHLFSTPEVQHLISGDSSPLDVKDLRRHTHYYGGFHDSHRVIAWFWDILDKDFTDKERGAFLKFVTSCSKPPLLGFEHLEPPFSIRCVEVAEDEDDGDTLGSVIRGFLALRRRDPVNRLPTASTCFNLLKLPNYQKKSTLKEKLRYAISCNTGFELS